The DNA region CGCTCCGTGGACCGGCGCTGGCAAGAGCCGGTCGAAGTTGGGAATTCAGCCCTGGAAAATAAACTGATGGAAGAATGCAAGTGGTATGTTCTTCAGGTGTACAGCGGCCATGAGAACAAGGTCAAGAGCCGCATCGAGAGCCTGATCGTCAATCCGGGCGAGGACAATGTCCAGGCCCAGATCGACGAGGTAATGGTGCCCATGGAAGAGGTCACCGAGCTGAAGAACGGCAAGAAAGTGAAAGTGCTGCGTAAGCTGTATCCGGGCTATGTCCTGGTCAAGATGCTGCCGACCGAGGAGACGCTGCACGTGCTGGGAAACACCCAGGGCATCATCAAGTTCGCAGGCGGCGGAGTGAAGCCGCATCCGCTGCGTGAGAAGGAAGTCAACAAGATCATGCGGCGTGAGGAGAAAGTGGCCGGCGGGCCGATGGTGGGTGAGGATATCCCCTACAAGATCGGCGATTTCGTGGAGGTGATCGACGGGCCGTTCACGCAGTTCAACGGCCGGGTCGAGGAAGTCTACCCGGAAAAAGGCAAAGTCAAGGTAGTGGTCAGCCTGTTCGGCCGTCCCACTTCGCTGGAATTGGATTACCTGCAGTTGAAACCGTTATAAGATGCTTTATTCTTTCAGGAGATAAAGGTGGCTAAGAAGGTAACAGGATTCGTCAAGCTGCAGGTTCCCGGCGGTCAGGCCAATCCGGCGCCCCCGGTGGGACCGGCCCTGGGCCAGCACGGTGTGGCGATCATGGAGTTCTGCAAGCAGTTCAACGCGCGCACGCAGGACCAGATCGGCACGATCATCCCGGTGGAGATCACGGTCTATCAGGACCGTTCTTTCACCTTCATCACCAAGACTCCTCCGGCCCCGGTTCTGATTAAGAAAGCCGCCGGACTGGCCAAGGCCAGCGGCGAGCCGAACAAGACCAAGATGGGGAAGATTACCGAGAAGCAGGTTGAGGAAATCGCGCGCCTGAAAATGCCCGACCTTAACGCCAAGTCGGTCGAGACCGCCATGAGCATGATCCGCGGCACGGCGCGGTCGATGGGGATCGAAATAGTCGGTTAATCCATAAATCGGTAGGTTATTATGCCCAAAAGAGGAAAGAAGTACGAAACAGCCACCGCCTTGGTGGACCGCCAGGCGCGCTACACGATCGATGTAGCGGTGGATATGCTGAAAAAGGCGCATTACGCCACGTTCGACGAGACCGTGGAAACCGCCTACCGTCTGGGTGTCGACCCCCGTCACGCCGACCAGGTGGTCCGCGGCACGGTGGTGCTGCCCCACGGCGTCGGCAAGACCCTGCGCGTGCTGGTGATCGCCCAGGGCGACAAGGTTTCCGAGGCCCAGGAAGCCGGGGCGGATTTTGTCGGCGGCAAGGAATTTGTCGACAAGATCGCCGAGGGTTGGCTGGATTTCGACACGGTCATCACCACCCCGGACATGATGGGTCAGGTGGGTAAGCTGGGGCGTATCCTGGGTCCCCGCGGCCTGATGCCCAATCCCAAGAGCGGCACGGTCACTTTCGAAATCAGCCGGGCGGTGCGCGAGGCCAAGGCCGGTAAGATCGAGTTCCGTGTGGACAAGACGGGCAATGTGCATGCCCCGATCGGCAAGCTGAGTTTCGAAGCCACCAAGCTGGTGGAGAACTTCTCCGCCCTGATGGATGCGATAAACCGCGCCAAGCCGTCGGCCGCCAAGGGCACCTACATCCGTAACATCACGGTCACCAGCACCATGGGGCCGGGAGTGAAACTGGACCTTAACCTCTATCGGTGAAGCCGGTCTTGAATCTGCTTCCGGCGCCCCGGCAGTCGAGGGAGTCTGAAAGTCATGCTCAGGAAAGAGAAGGAAAAGGTAGTCGAGGATCTCAGGCAGAAATTGGCTTCCTCCGGAAGCTTCATTCTGACTGATTTCAGCGGCATCAACGTCAAAGACATGACGGAGCTGAGGAAAACTTTCCGCGCGGCGCAGATCGAGTGCCTCGTGGCGAAGAACACCCTGATCCGCCGTGCCGTCAAGGACACGCCCTTCGAGACGGGCCTGGACAAGTTCCTCAACGGCCCTACTGCGATCATAATTTCGCAGGACGAGGGAGTTGGTGCGGCCAAGATCGTGCGCAAGTACGCCGATGAGAGCCAGAAACTCCAGATCAAGGCCGGCGTGATGAGTGAGCGCGTGATCGACAGCGCTCAGGTGAAGGAAATCGCCTCTCTGCCGTCCAAGGAAGTGCTCCTGGCCAGGCTGCTCGGGACACTCAACCAGCCGGTCACCGGGTTCGTGTATGTACTCAACGACATGATCGGGCGGGCAGTGCGCGTCCTCGACCAGGTCCGTCAGGCTAAAGAGGCGCAGCCCAGCGAATAAAGTCACACTTTAACGTAAAACTCCATATCCGGGAGGAAAGGCAGTATGGCTACGGCAACGATGAACAAAGAAGAGATCATCACGGCTATCGAGGGCATGACCGTCCTCGAGCTGAACGAGTTGGTCAAGGCGCTTGAGGAGAAGTTTGGTGTGTCGGCCGCCGCGCCGATGATGTCCGCCGCTCCGGTCGCCGCTGCTGCGGCTGCCCCGGTCGCCGAAGAGAAGACCGAGTTCGATGTGGTGCTTACCGGTGTGGGCGACAAGAAGATCCAGGTGATCAAGGTCGTGCGCGAGCTGACCAGCCTGGGCCTGAAGGAAGCCAAGGACGTGGTGGACAACCCCGGCAAGCCGATCAAGGAGGCCGTCTCCAAGGAAGAGGCCCAGGCGATGAAGGCCAAGCTGGAAGAGGCCGGCGCCACTGTGGAACTGAAGTAAGGCTGTTATCCGAGTATCATTATTCCACTCTTATCCCGTCGTGGAATGAGCAAGCCGTGACCCGTGGCGCCGCCCGCTGAGACGGCGCTGTCGTGGTCTCAACGGCACGGAGGGACGACCGGACAACACCGACTGTTTCCCTGATTTTTCGGGCCGGAATCATCTGTGGCCCGGGAATAATGATACCAGATGAAGGGGGGGACCTTGAGCTCGATCGGACTCGCCGCCGGGAATTCTGTGAGGAAGCCCGGACGCATGTCCGCCGGCGCGGATGCAGTCAGTGCAACCGCGGCAGTACGGTCGCAAGCCAAGGATACCCCTTTCATTTTGGGCGGCAAAGAATAAAGCGGATCTCGAGGGACGCTCCGCCGGGAGCGCCCCTCGAAGCGGTCCGCTTTATTTAACATTGCCAAAAGCAAAGGAGAATGGTTTATTCATGCGTAGACCGGAAGCCAAGACCATCTCTTTCGACAAGCTGCAGCGCACGGTCGAGATGCCGCATTTGCTGGAGATCCAGACCCAGTTTTTCGATATGCTGCTGCAGAAAGATACGCTCCCTGAAAAGCGCGAGAACGCGGGCTTGCAGGCCGTGTTCAACGAGGTTTTCCCGATCCACGACTACCAGGAGAACTATACCCTGGAGTTCGTGCATTACAGTCTGGGAGAGCCCAAATACACGGTGGAAGAGTGCGAGGAACGGGACATGACCTATGCCATCCCGCTCAAGGCCACTCTGCGTCTTATCACCAAGGAGACGGTTGGAAACAAGAAAAAGATAAAAGACATCATCGAGAAAGAAGTGTTTCTCGGTGAGCTGCCGCTGCTGACCGAGCTGGGCACTTTCGTTATCAACGGCGCCGAGCGCGTAATAGTCAGCCAGCTCCACCGCTCCCCCGGCGTAATCTTCGAAGAGACCACACACACCAACGGACAGCGCCTGGTCTCGGCCCGCATCATTCCGTTCCGCGGAAGCTGGGTCGAGTTCACAGTCGACATACACGACACAATCTACGTTCACATCGACAAGAAAAAGAAATTCCCGGCCACCACGCTTCTCCGCGTGCTCGGCTACCCGTCCGACACGGACATCATCGACCTGTTCTACAAGAAAACCACGCTCGAACTCAAGAGCGTGATCGGCAAGACCAAGCGCAAGCGCGACCTGTCGACAGGTTACCTGGTGGCCGAGGACATCATCGAGGAGGACACCGGCGAGGTGCTGGCCGAGCACGGCTCCGAGCTGAGCAGCCAGGTGATCAAGCAGCTCATCGGCAAGAGCGTCGAGAAGCTCGAGGTCTATGTCTCGCGCCTGAAAGGCCTGGAGAACAAGATCCTCAAAAACACGCTGCGCAAGGACAACTGCCGCAACGAAGAGGACGCGCTGGTGCGTATCTACAACGCCCTGCGCGGGAGCGAGCCGCCCAACATCGAGATCGCCCGGGATTTCATCAACAAGCTGTTTTTCAGTCCCAAGCGCTACGACCTGGGCGCTGTCGGCCGTTACAAGATAAATCAGCGTCTCGACCTGAAGACACCCATCGAGACCGCCACCCTGACCAAGGATGATTTCGTCGAGATCATCAACTACCTGATCCGGCTGACCGAGAGCCAGGGCGAAATCGACGATATCGACCACCTGGGCAACCGCCGTATCCGCTCGGTCTGCGAGCTGATCGCCAACCAGGTGAGCCTGGGCCTGACCCGCATGAGCCGTCTGGTCAAGGAACGCATGAGCCTGCAGAACACCGAGGGCCTGACAATCGACGACCTGGTCAACAGCCGCACGATCAGCGCCGTGATCAACGCCTTCTTCGGTTCCAGCCAGCTCAGCCAGTTCATGGACCAGACCAACCCGCTGGCCGAGTTGACCCACAAGCGCCGCCTTTCGGCCCTGGGCCCCGGCGGTCTGACCCGCGAACGGGCGGGGTTCGAGGTGCGTGACGTGCACTATTCGCACTACGGGCGCATGTGCCCCATCGAGACCCCTGAAGGCCCGAACATCGGTCTGATCACCAGTCTGACCACGCACGCGCGGATCAACAAGTACGGTTTCATCGAGACCCCCTACCGCAAGGTGGAGAACGGCCGGGTCACCGATGAGATACGCTACATGGACGCGTTCGAGGAGGACAAGTACATCATCGCCCAGGCCAACGCACCGCTGGACGAGAAGGGCAATTTCAAGCGGGAGCAGATCCTCTGCCGGCTGAAGAACGATTTTCCGCTGATGCCGCCGGAGAAAGTCGAATACATGGACGTGGCCCCGGAGCAGATCGTGAGCATCGCGGCCGCCCTGATCCCGTTCCTGGAGCACGATGACGCCAACCGCGCCCTGATGGGCTCGAACATGCAGCGCCAGGCCGTGCCGCTTCTCAAGCCGGAGTACCCGGTGGTGATGACCGGCCTGGAGGAGCGCGTGGCCCGCGACAGCGGCACTGTGGTCACCGCCCGCCGCGGCGGCGTGGTCGAGAGCGTCGATGCCACCCGGGTCGTGATTCAGGTGAGAGAGGAAGAGCGCACCGAGCGCGGCAACCTGTTCGCCAAGATGCCCGAGAAGGACACCTACAAGCTGCGCAAGTTCATCCGCACCAACCAGGACACCTCGATCAACCAGCGTCCGCTGGTAGATGTGGGCCAGGAAATAGCCAAGGGCCACATCATAGCCGACGGCACCTCGAGCAACGAGGGCAAGCTGGCCCTGGGCCAGAACGTCCTGGTGGCGTTCATGCCCTGGTACGGGTACAACTACGAGGACGCCATTGTCCTGAGCGAGAAGCTGGTCAAGGATGACAAGTTCACCTCGGTCCACATTCAGGAACTCGAGGTCCAGGTGCGCGACACCAAGCGCGGCACCGAGGAAATCACCTGCGAGATTCCCAACGTGGGCGAGGACGCTGTGCGCAACCTTGACGAGCGCGGCATCATCCGCATCGGCAGCCATGTCTCCCACGGCGATATCCTGGTGGGCAAGGTAAGCCCCAAGGGCGAGACCGAGCTGAGTCCCGAGGAGCGTCTGCTCAAGGCCATCTTCGGCGACAAGGCCGGTGATGTGAAGGACACCTCGCTCAAGGTCCCGCCTGGAGTGGAAGGTATAGTAATAGATGTAAAGGTGTTCAGCCGGCTGGTGGATGACGGGCTGATCCGCGAGCATAAGAACGACGATGTCGAGAAGCAGCGCAAGACCGAACGCGAAAAGATCGCCGAGATCAACAGCTATCTCAAGGGCCAGATCCTCGAGATGCTCAAGGGCCAGAAAACGGTCTGCCTGTACAACAAGCAGACCCAGAAGCAGCAGGTGGAAGCCGGAAAGAGCCTGACCAAGAAAGAGATGGACTCGCTCGACATGGACGCCATCGAACTGGCCACGGTTACGGTCGAGGACTCGGCCGTGACCGAGCAGATACGCGACGCGGTGGCCCTGGCCGAGCGCAAGATCCAGAAGGTGCGCGAATACGCCGAGCGTCAGATCGAAAAGATCATGGCCCCGGATGAGCTGGCCCCCGGAGTGGTGCAGCTGGTCAAGGTCTACGTGGCCGAGATACGCAAGGTCTCGGTGGGTGACAAGATGGCCGGACGCCACGGCAACAAGGGTATCGTGGCCAAGATCGTCCCGGAGGAGGACATGCCGTTCCTTCCGGATGGCACCCCGGTGCAGATCGTGCTCAACCCGCTGGGCGTACCCAGCCGTATGAACGTGGGCCAGATACTTGAGACCCACCTCGGGTTCGCCGCCAAGCTCCTCGGTTTCTCGGTCAGCACGCCGGTGTTCCACGGCGCGAGCGAGGATGAGATTGTCGAGCTGATGAAGAACGCCGGTCTGCCGGAAAAGGGCAAGCTGCAGTTGCGCGACGGCCGGACCGGGCGCTATTTCGATTACCCCGTCACAGTCGGGTACATATACATGCTCAAGCTCAGCCATCTGGTTGAGGACAAGATTCATGCCCGGTCCATCGGACCTTACTCGCTGGTCACGCAGCAGCCGCTGGCCGGAAAGGCGCAGTTCGGCGGACAGAGATTCGGCGAGATGGAAGTGTGGGCGCTGGAGGCCCACGGTGCTTCGCATACCCTGCAGGAAATGCTGACAGTCAAGAGTGACGACGTGGTCGGGCGCAGCCGGGTCTACGAAGCGATAGTCAAGGGCGAAAACCTGCCGGAACCCGGAACACCGGAGTCTTTCAACGTTCTGATCAAGGAACTGCAAAGCCTCGGCCTGAACGTGGAGCTGGGCGAGGACGGCGAGTAGGGAGACTTAGAAGCTCCCCCCGGCCTGAGGCTGAAAGACGGCGGGATTGACTGGAGCGGGCGGCGTTGTGACAGGGCCGCCCGGCATATTCACGGTCGACGACCGTTGACTCCATACAATCGACAACATTAACCCTGACGAGGGTTGCCATGATCGATTTCAGAAACTCGCGCGAGACGACCAAGCCGAACTTCAAGTACATGAAGGTTTCGATCGCCTCACCCGAGCAGATCAAGCAATGGAGTTTCGGCGAGGTCACCAAGCCGGAAACGATCAACTACCGCTCGTTCAAGCCGGAGCGCGACGGTCTGTTCTGCGAGAAAATATTCGGTCCGGTCAAGGACTGGGAATGTAACTGCGGCAAGTACAAGGGTATCCGCTACCGCGGCGTAATCTGCGACAAGTGCGGTGTGCAGGTGACCCTTTCGCGAGTCCGTCGTGAGCGCATGGGGCACATCCAGCTGGCCGTGCCCGTGGCCCACATCTGGTTCTTCAAGAGCCTGCCCAGCCGCATGGGCTACCTGATGGACATGACCCTGCGCGACCTGGAGAAAGTCCTCTACTACGCCAACTACGTGGTGGTCGACCCGGGCAAGAGCAGCTTCAAGAAAAAGGAGCTGCTCAGCGAGGACCAGTTTTTGGAGGCCGAGGACCAGGAGATCGAGGGTTTCAAGGCCGCCATCGGAGCGGCGGCGATCAAGATGCTGCTCGAGGAAATCGACATCGAGGACCTGAGCAGCGAGTTGCGCTCCCTGGTCAAGGTGGAGACCTCCCCGCACCGCAAGAAAGCCCTGCTCAAGCGGCTGAAGGTGGTCGAGGCTTTCCGCCTCAGTTGCAACCGTCCTGAGTGGATGATTATGGACGTGGTGCCGGTCATTCCGCCCAACCTGCGTCCCCTGGTGCCGCTGGAGGGCGGACGGTTCGCCACCAGCGACCTGAACGACCTGTACCGCCGGGTGATCAACCGCAACAACCGGCTGAAGAAACTGATCGAGATGCGCGCCCCCGAGGTGATCCTGCGCAACGAGAAGCGCATGCTGCAGGAGGCGGTGGACGCCCTGTTCGACAACGGACGCCGCACGCGCGTGGTGCGCGGCCGCGGCAAACGCCCGCTCAAGAGCCTGAGCGACATGCTCAAGGGCAAGCAGGGCCGTTTCCGTCAGAACCTGCTGGGTAAACGCGTGGACTACTCGGGCCGCTCGGTGATCGTGGTGGGCCCCGAACTCAAGCTGCACCAGTGCGGTCTGCCCAAGACCATGGCCCTGGAGCTGTTCAAGCCTTTCATCATCCGCAAGCTGGAGGAGAAAGGTTTCGTCCAGACCGTCAAGAGCGCCAAGAAACTGGTCGAGAAGGAGCGTCCCGAGGTCTGGGACATCCTGGAAGAGATCGTACGCGACCACCCGGTGCTGCTGAACCGCGCCCCGACCCTGCACCGTCTGGGTATCCAGGCTTTCGAGCCGATCCTGGTCGAGGGAAAGGCCATCCGCATCCACCCGCTGGTCTGCCCGGCGTTCAACGCCGATTTCGACGGCGACCAGATGGCCGTGCACGTGCCACTGAGCTACGAGGCCCAGATCGAGTGCCGCGTGCTGATGCTCAGCGCGAACAACATCCTGCTGCCCTCCAACGGCAACCCGGTGGCCAGCCCCAGCCAGGACATCGTGCTGGGCTGCTACTACCTGACCCGCGATCTGTACGACAAGGAGGGGGAGACCCCGCCCGAGCCGCCGCGGTTCAAAGAGGCCGATGACGTGATCCGCATGTACGACAACGGCGGCGTGGGCCTGCACGACTGGGTCCTGCTGCAGCTGGGCGGACGGTGGATCAAGACCACGGTGGGACGGGTGCTGTTCAACCAGGTGATCCCCTCCGAGCTGGGTTTCATCAACAAGTGCATGAAAAAGTCCGCCATCAGCGAGATGGTGTTCGAAAGCTACCGCAAGGCGGGCCTGGCCCGCACGGTGGCCCTGCTCGACCGTCTGAAGGAGATCGGTTTCCGCTACGCCACCTGGGCCGGCATGACCGTGGGCATCACCGACATGATGATCCCCAAGCGCAAGGTCGAGTTGCTGGACAAAGCCCGCGCCGAGGTGGACAAGATCACCAAGGCCTATCAGCAGCGGCTGATCACCGACGGTGAGCGCTACAATAAGGTCATCGACACCTGGACCCACACCACCAGCGATGTGGCGGGCGAGATGTTCGCCGCGCTGCGCAAGAGCACGGGCGGGTTCAACCCGATCTATATGATGGCCGACTCGGGCGCCCGCGGAAGCCGCGAGCAGATACGCCAGTTGGCCGGCATGCGCGGCCTGATGGCCAAGCCGCAGAAAAAGATCACCGGCCAGGTGGGCGAGATCATCGAAAGCCCGATCGTCTCGAATTTCCGCGAGGGCCTCACCGTGCTGGAGTACTTCATCTCCACCCACGGCGCACGCAAGGGACTGGCCGACACCGCGCTGAAGACCGCCGACGCCGGCTACCTGACCCGCCGCCTGGTGGATGTCTGCCAGGACGTGACGATCACCGAGGAGGACTGCGGGACGATCATGGGGCATGACGTGTCGGCGCTCAAGGAAGGCGAGGAGGTCATCGAGCCCCTGGCCGACCGTATCGTCGGGCGCGTGGCCCTGGAAGACGTGATCGACCCGATCAACAAGGACCCCGAGGGCAACCCGATCGTCATAGTCAGCGCCGGGGATGAAATATCCGAGGAAGAGGCGCGCCTGATCGAAAGCAGCGGCCTGGAAAAAGTGCGTATCCGCTCGGTGCTCACCTGTGAGGCCGAACGCGGGCTGTGCCAGAAATGCTACGGCCGCAACCTGGCCACCATGGACACGGTGGAGATGGGCGAGGCGGTGGGCATCATCGCCGCCCAGTCGATCGGCGAGCCGGGCACGCAGCTCACCCTGCGTACGTTCCACTATGGCGGCACGGCCAGCCGTATCGCGGCCCAGAGCCAGAAAATGGCGCCGGTGGACGGCGCCATCGAGTACGACAACATGACCGTGGTCAAGAACCAGGAGGGTAGCCTGGTGGTGGTCAGCCGCGACGGCGAGCTTATCATCAAGGACAAGGAGAACCGCGTGCGCGGACGCTCCTCGGTGCCCTACGGCTCGACGATCAACGTGGCGAACGGCGACCAGATAGAGCAGGACCAGGTCCTGTTCGAATGGGATCCGCACAACAACCCGATCCTCACCGACATGTCCGGTACGGTCAAGCTGGTGGACATAGTCGAGGACATCACGTTGCGCGAGGAGCTGGACGAGATCACCGGCAAGCGTCAGCGCGTGATCATCGACGACCGCGAGAAACTCTACCACCCGCACATCGAGATCCTCGACGAGCGGGGCGAGAAGGTGCGCGACTACATCATCCCCACCGGGGCCAACCTGCT from bacterium includes:
- the rplA gene encoding 50S ribosomal protein L1 — encoded protein: MPKRGKKYETATALVDRQARYTIDVAVDMLKKAHYATFDETVETAYRLGVDPRHADQVVRGTVVLPHGVGKTLRVLVIAQGDKVSEAQEAGADFVGGKEFVDKIAEGWLDFDTVITTPDMMGQVGKLGRILGPRGLMPNPKSGTVTFEISRAVREAKAGKIEFRVDKTGNVHAPIGKLSFEATKLVENFSALMDAINRAKPSAAKGTYIRNITVTSTMGPGVKLDLNLYR
- the rplJ gene encoding 50S ribosomal protein L10, with the translated sequence MLRKEKEKVVEDLRQKLASSGSFILTDFSGINVKDMTELRKTFRAAQIECLVAKNTLIRRAVKDTPFETGLDKFLNGPTAIIISQDEGVGAAKIVRKYADESQKLQIKAGVMSERVIDSAQVKEIASLPSKEVLLARLLGTLNQPVTGFVYVLNDMIGRAVRVLDQVRQAKEAQPSE
- the rplK gene encoding 50S ribosomal protein L11; amino-acid sequence: MAKKVTGFVKLQVPGGQANPAPPVGPALGQHGVAIMEFCKQFNARTQDQIGTIIPVEITVYQDRSFTFITKTPPAPVLIKKAAGLAKASGEPNKTKMGKITEKQVEEIARLKMPDLNAKSVETAMSMIRGTARSMGIEIVG
- the rpoB gene encoding DNA-directed RNA polymerase subunit beta, whose translation is MRRPEAKTISFDKLQRTVEMPHLLEIQTQFFDMLLQKDTLPEKRENAGLQAVFNEVFPIHDYQENYTLEFVHYSLGEPKYTVEECEERDMTYAIPLKATLRLITKETVGNKKKIKDIIEKEVFLGELPLLTELGTFVINGAERVIVSQLHRSPGVIFEETTHTNGQRLVSARIIPFRGSWVEFTVDIHDTIYVHIDKKKKFPATTLLRVLGYPSDTDIIDLFYKKTTLELKSVIGKTKRKRDLSTGYLVAEDIIEEDTGEVLAEHGSELSSQVIKQLIGKSVEKLEVYVSRLKGLENKILKNTLRKDNCRNEEDALVRIYNALRGSEPPNIEIARDFINKLFFSPKRYDLGAVGRYKINQRLDLKTPIETATLTKDDFVEIINYLIRLTESQGEIDDIDHLGNRRIRSVCELIANQVSLGLTRMSRLVKERMSLQNTEGLTIDDLVNSRTISAVINAFFGSSQLSQFMDQTNPLAELTHKRRLSALGPGGLTRERAGFEVRDVHYSHYGRMCPIETPEGPNIGLITSLTTHARINKYGFIETPYRKVENGRVTDEIRYMDAFEEDKYIIAQANAPLDEKGNFKREQILCRLKNDFPLMPPEKVEYMDVAPEQIVSIAAALIPFLEHDDANRALMGSNMQRQAVPLLKPEYPVVMTGLEERVARDSGTVVTARRGGVVESVDATRVVIQVREEERTERGNLFAKMPEKDTYKLRKFIRTNQDTSINQRPLVDVGQEIAKGHIIADGTSSNEGKLALGQNVLVAFMPWYGYNYEDAIVLSEKLVKDDKFTSVHIQELEVQVRDTKRGTEEITCEIPNVGEDAVRNLDERGIIRIGSHVSHGDILVGKVSPKGETELSPEERLLKAIFGDKAGDVKDTSLKVPPGVEGIVIDVKVFSRLVDDGLIREHKNDDVEKQRKTEREKIAEINSYLKGQILEMLKGQKTVCLYNKQTQKQQVEAGKSLTKKEMDSLDMDAIELATVTVEDSAVTEQIRDAVALAERKIQKVREYAERQIEKIMAPDELAPGVVQLVKVYVAEIRKVSVGDKMAGRHGNKGIVAKIVPEEDMPFLPDGTPVQIVLNPLGVPSRMNVGQILETHLGFAAKLLGFSVSTPVFHGASEDEIVELMKNAGLPEKGKLQLRDGRTGRYFDYPVTVGYIYMLKLSHLVEDKIHARSIGPYSLVTQQPLAGKAQFGGQRFGEMEVWALEAHGASHTLQEMLTVKSDDVVGRSRVYEAIVKGENLPEPGTPESFNVLIKELQSLGLNVELGEDGE
- the rplL gene encoding 50S ribosomal protein L7/L12, which encodes MNKEEIITAIEGMTVLELNELVKALEEKFGVSAAAPMMSAAPVAAAAAAPVAEEKTEFDVVLTGVGDKKIQVIKVVRELTSLGLKEAKDVVDNPGKPIKEAVSKEEAQAMKAKLEEAGATVELK
- the rpoC gene encoding DNA-directed RNA polymerase subunit beta', whose protein sequence is MIDFRNSRETTKPNFKYMKVSIASPEQIKQWSFGEVTKPETINYRSFKPERDGLFCEKIFGPVKDWECNCGKYKGIRYRGVICDKCGVQVTLSRVRRERMGHIQLAVPVAHIWFFKSLPSRMGYLMDMTLRDLEKVLYYANYVVVDPGKSSFKKKELLSEDQFLEAEDQEIEGFKAAIGAAAIKMLLEEIDIEDLSSELRSLVKVETSPHRKKALLKRLKVVEAFRLSCNRPEWMIMDVVPVIPPNLRPLVPLEGGRFATSDLNDLYRRVINRNNRLKKLIEMRAPEVILRNEKRMLQEAVDALFDNGRRTRVVRGRGKRPLKSLSDMLKGKQGRFRQNLLGKRVDYSGRSVIVVGPELKLHQCGLPKTMALELFKPFIIRKLEEKGFVQTVKSAKKLVEKERPEVWDILEEIVRDHPVLLNRAPTLHRLGIQAFEPILVEGKAIRIHPLVCPAFNADFDGDQMAVHVPLSYEAQIECRVLMLSANNILLPSNGNPVASPSQDIVLGCYYLTRDLYDKEGETPPEPPRFKEADDVIRMYDNGGVGLHDWVLLQLGGRWIKTTVGRVLFNQVIPSELGFINKCMKKSAISEMVFESYRKAGLARTVALLDRLKEIGFRYATWAGMTVGITDMMIPKRKVELLDKARAEVDKITKAYQQRLITDGERYNKVIDTWTHTTSDVAGEMFAALRKSTGGFNPIYMMADSGARGSREQIRQLAGMRGLMAKPQKKITGQVGEIIESPIVSNFREGLTVLEYFISTHGARKGLADTALKTADAGYLTRRLVDVCQDVTITEEDCGTIMGHDVSALKEGEEVIEPLADRIVGRVALEDVIDPINKDPEGNPIVIVSAGDEISEEEARLIESSGLEKVRIRSVLTCEAERGLCQKCYGRNLATMDTVEMGEAVGIIAAQSIGEPGTQLTLRTFHYGGTASRIAAQSQKMAPVDGAIEYDNMTVVKNQEGSLVVVSRDGELIIKDKENRVRGRSSVPYGSTINVANGDQIEQDQVLFEWDPHNNPILTDMSGTVKLVDIVEDITLREELDEITGKRQRVIIDDREKLYHPHIEILDERGEKVRDYIIPTGANLLVGDEEKVEAGTLLAKLSREIYKTRDITGGLPRVAELFEARKPKDPAVITEIDGRVSFGKIVRGNRQIIVTPEVGEPREYLIPYGKHLRVHEGDVVRSGDRLSEGPINPHDILRIKGPRAVQEYLLNEIQEVYRLQGVKINDKHIGVIVRQMLNKVAIVNPGDTNFLEGESVDKHVFRRENERVIRDGGEPATSRPQLLGITKASLTTSSFISAASFQETTRVLTEAAINGAKDDLMGLKENIIIGHPIPAGTGLLRYNDVIFPKSAEEEEAEQETTIEQEIQL
- the nusG gene encoding transcription termination/antitermination protein NusG — encoded protein: MEECKWYVLQVYSGHENKVKSRIESLIVNPGEDNVQAQIDEVMVPMEEVTELKNGKKVKVLRKLYPGYVLVKMLPTEETLHVLGNTQGIIKFAGGGVKPHPLREKEVNKIMRREEKVAGGPMVGEDIPYKIGDFVEVIDGPFTQFNGRVEEVYPEKGKVKVVVSLFGRPTSLELDYLQLKPL